Genomic DNA from Babylonia areolata isolate BAREFJ2019XMU chromosome 9, ASM4173473v1, whole genome shotgun sequence:
AGAAACGCAGAGGAGTTTTCATCCACCAGGTCAGAGTTCAGCGGAGGAGGGCAGGGGAGTTTTTATCCACCAGGTCAGAGGATGGCAaaggatttttatttttatccacCATGAGAAAGTTTAGCCAAGGAGGGCAGGGGAGAGTTTATCCATCAGGTCAGGGTTTAGCCAAGAAGAGCAGCGCAGGACGGGTTATATCCAGAGTTTAGCCGAAGAGGGCAAGGGAGTTTTTATTCACCAGGACAAAGTTTATCCAAGGTGGGCAAAGGAGTTTTTATCCAGCAGGTAAAGGTTTAGCAGAGGAAGGCAGGCTCTATCCACAAGGTTACAGTTCATTCAAGGAGAGCAGGCAGGAGTTTTTATCAACCAGGGGCCGTATTTCAAGAGAACATCATGCCTgagggtaaaggtgtacctgcgggtaatctgcctgaggcaaggcaaactgcccaaggGTAAGCAAGATCCagcattcatgaacacaagagtctacccgtgtgtctacaaacctgaaggcaatttgcccttactacctgccatgggtgactgcccacgaagcagaggtaaatatggcggatccttttgcagcgtttttctttctttttttaaattttttaaaaagggaaaacaggcgtgctttacggatagcacctgttttgcgaactctctcaacAATGTTCTGAGCTGTGGTGTGATGacaagtgaaactgagagcatgtgcagACGGGAATCAttgggatttttaaaaaaaaatgacgatgggttagctgtctgaacgaaccgcgtgtgtcttgaatacgaagataacttatccttcaaggtaaactgtacccgcgggtcccaaccatgtcaaagataacttgcctgaaggcaaaatgaattttgtcttgaatacggccccacgTTACAGgaggagggcagggcaggacagagaAGGCTGTATCCGCCAGGTCAGAGTTTAGCCGAAGAGGGCACCGGAGGCTCTCCCTCCAGCCCCATGTCATACTCCGGGTCAGCGGTCAGCTGGGAACGGCCGAAGCGCGCGTGCGTTGCGAGGTCGAACATGGTGGTCCTGACGGCAGGGACGGTGAACATGGCCGCCATCCAACGGTGAAGGAGCGGGAACTGGCTCGCGCTCACCCCGACAGGGCCGAAGTCGGTGACCTGCTGGAGGAGGCTGTCTTGTTGGAGGGGCGTGGTctgttgggttgtggtggtggtggtggtggtggtggtgcgggaggCTGAGGGATCGTTGCTGTCGTTGTCTTCGTTCAGCATGGGCAGGCGTTCGAACCACGGCCACAGCATGTAGTCCACCATGGCCGGTCCACTGCCTGTCACGTGGCCAGTGAcgtcatcacacacatgcacgcactcacggacaaacacacacactggaacatgtttgttgtttctttgaaacGCGTGACCTTGGCATGGTGTGAATCTGTGTggttctgtacgtgtgtgtgtggggggagggggaggaggggttcgacggtggggaggggggggggcagggtgatatgtggttgcgtgtgtggttgtgagttTGCCGGGTGGaagggggttgcgggggtgggggtgtgggggtggggtgaatgaatgtgtgcagccacgaatttcacacagatagttatgttgtgacaaagagtaatacaataaaaaaaaattaatacaatacgatacattacaatgcaacacaatacaatacgatggaGTTCCGGCTTAGCGGAAACGTGTCCACCCAGGAGGCGAGATAATCCTACTGCACAGGATCCAATCCCACACTCTCCGGAActttctccccgtccactggaccttgagtggtggtctggacgccagtcatctAGACGAGGCGaaaaagcgaggtcccgtgtgcagtatgattgactgattgatatggatacttattttgcgcctatcctcggtcggagaccaagctctaagcgctttacaaacacggagtcatttacacaactggctgcctacctgggtagagccgacgaacggctgccattgggcgctcatcattcgtttcctgtgtcattcaatcagatttcactgAGGcaagcacacttacacactcacacaaacatgtaacatttaacattttacgtgtatggcccttttctttatttaccccaccatgtaggcagccatactccgttttcggggtttgtgcatgctgggtatgttcttgtttccataacccactgaacgctgacatggattacaggatctttaacgtgcgtatttgatcttctgcgtgtgtatacacatgaagggggttcaggcactggcaggtctgcacatatgttgacctgagagatcggaaaaatctctacccgactgcaacggagaaaccattgataatacagctctcagtttTGTATCATCCTCACAACGTACCTCCAAAAAAGGGACCGTCGGGAAGCCGCCTCTTCAGCTTAGCCTCGTAGATGGTGAAGCCCTTGTGGAAGGTGACTCTGGCCTCCTGGCTGCTGCCTTCCGTGAACAGCATCTGGTAGGTGGCCATCATCAgctggcacaacacacacaccatgcctgtttgaatgacgacaatgatgacgacgatgatgatgatggtgatgatgatggtgatggtgatggtggtgttggtggtgatgatgatggtgatgatgatggtgatgatggtggtggtggtggtggtggtggtgacgatgatgatgatggtggtgtcacCGAATGTTGACATGGGTTATGGAATCTTAAACATGatcatctgcttgtgtatacacacaaagggggggttcaggcacatgcagatctgcacatatgttgacctgggagatcggaaaaatctccaccctttacccaccaggcgccgttaccgagattcgaacccgggaccctcagactgaaagtccaacgctttgaccactcggctactgcgcccgtcaaatcaaatcaaatcaaatcaccaGCCTTCGGGTGTACCTACCTTGTCACAGAAATCGGGCAGCAGGCGGTCGCGGGCTTTCCTGTAGGGGTCTGCCGGGGTGAGAGGACGCTGAGGAAAGACCTCATCCAGGTACTGGGACACGACCAGGGAGTCGAAGAGGACGCGGCCATCGGGGTGTTCCAGCACTGGCACCCTACCCTTGGGGTTCCGCTCCAGCAGCCAGGACGGCTTGCGCTTCAGGTGAACGTTGACTGTCTCGTACCTGCCCAGAGACAAAGGGGTTAAGGGcactgatctgaaaaaaaaaaatcatccatctGTTTTTAGGTCAGTGGATtaagggttaaaggtcccacagacCTTTCACaggggttaaaggttaaaggtcccacagacCTTTCACAGGGGTTAAAGGATAAAGGTCCCATTGACCTTTCACAGGgggtaaaggttaaaggtcccacagacCTTTCACAGGGgtttaaggttaaaggtcccacataCCTTTCACAGGAGTTAAAGAACCCAAAGACCTTTCACAGGGGTTAAGTTTAAAGGTCCCACAGACCTTTCACaggggttaaaggttaaaggtcccatagaccTTTCACAGGGGTTAAAGGTAAAAGGGCCCACAGACCTTTCACAggagttaaaggttaaaggtcccatagaccTTTCACaggggttaaaggttaaaggtcccacagacCTCCGTATTATACTTGGGAACagctaagaatgttcctaacggTAAACTCCATATTATACTTGGGAACagctaagaatgttcctaacggTAAACTCCATATTAAAATTGGGGGCactcttaactctaagcaaacccggagggggtgggggggatgtgtgtgtgcatctgtctatgtgtgtgtctgtctgtgtctgtgtgtgtgtgtcttttgaatgtctgtctgttttcagtacaattgtgtgtgtgtgtgtgtgtgtgtgtgtgtggatgtgtgtgtgtgtgtttgtgtgtgtgtgcacatgtgtgtgtgtgtgtgtgtgtgcatgcgcatgtgtgtcttcccgaactccccctcccccctcttttttctctctaatatcacttaaagtggaaagacgttaaactgaagactaaatactactactattacaactacttctactattaccacacacacacacacacatacacacacacatacacaaagacacacacacacaccagctgcaaTGTGAACTCAGTATATATCTACCTACAGTTATAGACATTGCACTCAGTTTCTCAGCCTGCTCCATGTCTATCCATGTGTGTGCAATGAAGAGGTGAGACGGTGAGACTGCAAGTGCTTTGAGAGGCTTGAAAGTGCTATAAATGTGTTAtatttataataattatgatgatgatgatcatgatgatgataatcatcatcatcatcatcatcattatcattattatcattgattactatcattattattactgaaaaatagtcatgtccgacaatgaccatcagaacagcagaggaggcaactgccgtcttgactatctgggccagaatttgataatagtggagagcttcttgcccaagttgcatccctactctctcagccaagaaggtTCTAGGACAgccagtgttgggatggttcccaaaggccaactagccccccaaggctgcagc
This window encodes:
- the LOC143286015 gene encoding pyrimidodiazepine synthase-like, with translation MRGRLARSLRSFVDQTSSMERTAGKMTLRTFEEGTPWPLFKGNTLRLYSMRFCPYAQRARLVLEHKNIPYETVNVHLKRKPSWLLERNPKGRVPVLEHPDGRVLFDSLVVSQYLDEVFPQRPLTPADPYRKARDRLLPDFCDKLMMATYQMLFTEGSSQEARVTFHKGFTIYEAKLKRRLPDGPFFGGSGPAMVDYMLWPWFERLPMLNEDNDSNDPSASRTTTTTTTTTTQQTTPLQQDSLLQQVTDFGPVGVSASQFPLLHRWMAAMFTVPAVRTTMFDLATHARFGRSQLTADPEYDMGLEGEPPVPSSAKL